From the genome of Phlebotomus papatasi isolate M1 chromosome 2, Ppap_2.1, whole genome shotgun sequence:
TCAGTAGCATATatgaatcatttttttctttttctcaacaAGTTCCTcgtttctttataaatttatccATTGTGTTCATTTGATCATTTGCTGCTGCTATTcaagtttcttttttaatatctcagcgcatttttttttttttttggaaatttcaacACTATATAAATGATTTTGCATACCTTCGTCGTCATGTAGTacctttataatatttttttatcatgtTTCTTCATTTCAGCATAGTATTTTGCGAATATCAAGTtataaattcattattcatcagtAAATATCATTGATCTTACGTAtagttcattaaacattttgtaTAATTCTGAATTATTCGCTCAAATTAATATTTCTACTTTATGCTTTTTTCTCTTGCTCATTATCTCAAATAGCATAGTTTTAATAATTCCCCCAGATAGTCTCATCTCAATAGGGCGGTATCAAATATTTCCTCAAATATACGAAGTATTTTCTacaataatttccaaaaatatataCAATCTAAGTTGCGAGGATTAATTATTGAGAAAGATAATAGCTCAAATTGTACCTCTTCAAATGCAGATGGGGTTGCAAAAAGAGCCACATCTTCTCACTTCGTTCacactccaaaaaaaaatccacctcTCTGGCCAACGGGAGTTTCTGTTCCTGACGTCATGGGCGTCTTTCAAAATGGCCGTTCAATTGCGCAGTTCTTTGTCTCCGAAGagttttctctctcttttggTGCGATGTCCAgccaaaagaaaaaattaatttaactatCTCTATCGTTTTCTTCCTTATCTTATCAATTTTGCCAAATTTTCCGTGCAATGGACTCAGcacaaagaaaaatataccaactCCAAGAGacgttcaattttcattttaagagAGGGGTAGTGAAAATTGTAGGAGGTGAAGGAGAGAAAGAGACAGAAAAGTCATGAATAAAAACCTACCTTGATCAGTTTTTCTCGAACACTCTGCATTATAACAGCAGAAAAACTCCAATCAGAGCAAATTTTCACAATTAAAGATGGTCTAAGAAAGGTAtacgcgttttttttttcaccagaCTGCTGACGTGGCCGTTGGCCGGAGAGGGTGCCCCCGCCCCCCAGTTGGGGGCCCTCTGCGATGTTAGTGCACTACGTTGCCACACACACCTATCCAAGACGCCACAGAAACTGAAGCCAAGCGCTCCCGACCACCTGTACATATACCCATATCCCCACCATAACTTATCGACATTGTGGTCATTTTCATGTGGTTCGTGCAATCGGCCAAAATTACCCCACTCTATATAGCACATTGGATGATTCAAATTTTctctgagaaaatttccaatgtGTATGACAATGTGAGGGTGTCGGTTTCATTCAAAAAAATGCCGATGGATTTATTATGATGTCATCGGGGAATTTCTTCTTGTTGTGAAATTGCATTagatacaataataataattaaaaataaattgagtaaAAATATTGTACACGTATTTTCTCTCTATTTACATCATGTTATGCAATAATAAAAAGGTGATAATTATTACCTGATATTATTATCCGGTGAAGAAGGATCAAATCCTAATCAGACTGTAAATGCATCTCTTATCTCTATTATCACTTATTATCTAAATTGACCACAGgaggtaaaaaatatattatatattttttaattacacttcacgtttaaaaaaaattaacggaaaatacaaaatggagGCGTCGGTCGGTTTAACGGTCCCATGCGGTATCGCCACTACCGCCACTACAATTCTAATCTTATCTAATTTTTAATCAgatttgatttataaattactcgaTACAACgccaaaaatagcttaaaataaatataatcgaatttctgataaaaattacctAACCGATTGCAACAGGTTCAGAGTACAGACCTGTTAAAAATTCCaggacctttccaatgagcccaaacatgaccctatTCGATTAGGTAACATGCtctttataacttttttttataatttgaccttgaaaaatcgttaaggAATCACTCAAAGTTGTTTTCGTATGTCAACGAAATATCCGTCCGGGAAATctctaaaaaagaaaacatagttttggagtgGAAGGGGAgggtttgagaaaaatgaagGACATGATCTTTACGTCGACTTGTACGCGAGTCCCCTgaagatcccaagtctctatctctaaccgtttagcatacacagattaatattaattgtaTCGAGATACTTAATTATGTAATACAATATAATAATTACAatcgtattggaagaatctgctaatcATAGATctcccaggaacgccttccccgtGGTGAATTCTTCTTCTTGTACTGCCTGTACAGGTGCTAACTTACAGACATACATACATTTAAATATGGTTTTAGAGAAGAAGGGAAAGGGTGGGTGGAAAGGTGGAAAATAAGAGGAATTTTAACGGTCACTGGGTCGACTTATGTGGGGATCTCCCGAAGatctcaagtctctatctctaaccgtttggcctgtaGCGGTGATAACGCACACGCAAACGGATGGATGAACGAACAATCACCATGATGTCTGTGATGTTTGAGTATTAGAATGGGCCTCATTTATATAATTAACATCAAAGATAGTTATACGCAATGTGAAAACCTATTAATttctaatttctaaaaattctaattttctaaaataatgcTTGCTGACcatatttatttatctatttatctttttaattattttcgtaTTAGGCTTTCAAGGGCCCATGCTCAAaagcaattaattaaattaatcaattaaacaaTTTCTATAGTCACAACATGcataaaaatttcattgttttaaaaGTTCTAAATTGAGTGCGCATCAACTTTGGTTTTTTGCTGACCAAGTACTCAATTATGATGtgctattttaaaaaaatgttctttataaattaaaaaatataaaaaacaagtttttttgtttctgatCGAGACTTAGAACtatgtttattttaatttacttttgaaTATCTCGTCGCGATGTGGTATGAAAATTAAGAACTATCACTCTAAGAAAGAACTTTAagtactttaaattattttatttaagaatcCAATACGTTTTTCATATACCGAGTTGCGATTGTCAGTCTATGGCCTACGGCCCGTAAAATCAAGTGCAATTAAAACTCATTGGATTCGATTTAACAATGTTAATACCGGAAGAACTCTGATATAGTCAAAGGAAGATTCAAATCCAGGACACTTTTTTCATAGAACGAGGGCTCTACTCCTTTGAGTTGAGCCatttacttgatttttttcaataatttacttTAACTCCagaaagcagtaaaaaatgtagtaaaaattagtttgaaagtTTTCTTCAATTCATTTTCTAGTCATCTTCCGCCTTCTTGGTTCATAAATTCCGAATTAGGTTTTTAAGTTTTAGAAAAGGATTATTTTTCATGGTGTATCTTTTGACTTTTTTGGCGAATTCTTTATTatgcaaatttaataaaaccaattaaattggaattaatttttgaattcgTTTCTAATGTGTAGACTGTAGACCGTGACTCATTCGCCATTAAAGAATTGAAACACTATTTatcatattttgtaaaatataggTATGATAGAAAAACAAACACATGTGTTCATATCTCAAGTGCATACATTGTTTTTTAGTTTAgagtatttatttaattcttatCTATTAATTAGCAAGAAAAATTGTCATGAAAGTCAAGGATGGGCTTGAAGTTTTATAACTTACATAATATTATGAAATGCATTTCTTCAGTATTGTTAATTATTCAGGAATTGTGcaatattattttctaaaatccaaTTCCCGAATGAAACAAAGAGGATATCAGCAGACTACAGTGCGTATACTTTTGGAGAGAAGTCCTAAAAATAGTTGTGATGCTTGAATCTTTTACATCACTCTTTATTCcttataacattttatttttttcattctgtTTATAGAAACAATTTTTACTCTAACACATATTCTAAAGCTTTTAAACTTCTTTGTATTGTAAAGAAAGAAAGTTCTAAACAGATTAATTAGGAAGTGGAAAGTCCAATTTCACCTTGAAACCCTTCGCATGACTATTGATTAATACTCTATTTAATAAAAGTAGACACACTCCCTTTACTCACGAAAATATTGATTAGTCTATTAGAAGCACTTTTCCACAAattaatacagaaaaaaaacatcatttgcCGACTAATTCAGCCCCCATCTCCTTTAAGTTGATAAAGTCATAATTGAGTAATATAACGCAATAGCAATAATGAACGCTCTAAAAAAAGTATAACAGCAAAAGATTAAGCGTTAGATACCAGTAAAAAGCTCTGATCTAGAACattgctttatttaaacttttatttatttttaaggatcaaatagactcaggctgaccCTTGAGAACGTTTAGTCCGTAAAATTTTGTGATAGAGAAGCAGGCAAAGGAAACACATGCGAAGAATctctaatttattaatttttccttaattttgagataaattttaatcaaatgtcacaatttcttaagttttctttatttttaaagcttGTCGACAAGactttttatattcaaaaatttgtgAGGATATTGAAATAGAAGATCGCTATTTCACAatctacataaaaaaaaattcttccggGGAAGCCATGGTCTAATTAGAAACTTAACTAATTTCCAAATACtaagcaatttaaattcaacaaaaaagcTCGAGGTTTAGTAGCTCAACTCCGACTAATTTAAAACGACGCTTGTGATCGCACCGGAAATTAGTCACTCCAAACTAATGTTTTTTTATCGGAGAAGACCAGTATATGTATAAGATATTTTGGTGgatatgttttaattttttatctgaaaattctGGACTAAATAATTGTTGTTTCTGGTGATTGCGCAATGgcaaaaaataaatgaacaagattaaaatttgtcagaaaaaaaaattaatttgataataaaaatgaccgtaaaaataatcaattttgccagtataataaaaaaaaattcggtcaactatataattaaaaataagcagcaAAAATAATGcgtggttagtaaaaaattaaaattacgtAGAAGAATATTAGAACACAGCAATGAAAATAATCAATTTGGTCGGTTTAATGGTAAAATCggtaaaattaatttactttttgtttgccaagttttttttttgttgcttgtTTATTCGATAActtgtgtaggggaaactgggaaaGTCATAAACACGGGGCAGTCGTAAATAATGCTTTTTTAATCCTGAGTATTTTCCGACGAATAATTTAGATAATAGtgaaccggtgagcgtcgggggatggggtagcttagaaaaagacgattcttcccagagctttcggctcgaactccaagccttcctcagtggtcaaatctagaattttcttgctttgtcaattGATCTGGGGTTTCACAAGGCATGGGGTTTGAAGCTCTGCACTttgaattattcatattttctttaattaaagcttttaaagatttttcttgcTATCTTTGATATGGATTGATAGGGATTTGTAAGTGTCTCGCAAAGAAATCCACATCATAAAACAATAGAAATCTTTAAAAGCTATAATTAaggaaaatatcaataattCAAAGTACAGAACCCCAAAGCCCATATGCCTTGTGAAACCCCAGACCaattgacaaagcaagaaaattctagatttgaccactaagtaatacgggcttcagaccaaagacttagccatatggcttaactgttgtaattccttatcaatccagatatttcgaaaaatttaacttaagattggattattaaggacaatgACCAATTATCTTCTAAAaaggcaataaaattggttgtcatttaggattctgaggtcttcgggaactgggctaaacctctagtctgaagaccggctaaggcttggagtccgagccgaaagctttgggaagaatcatCTTTTTCTAAACTACCTCATCCCCCGACACTCATCGGTTCTCTATTATtgtagagcttaaatttcccgccttatagcaataaatgctctgctgaggcaaccctaaatattcgagacgcaatgtctcctttctaggccagcgcctctggtgatggTGGAGACGACTGTAATAGTTTAGTCGgtcgtacgatctcagtgagtacggacgtGAGTTCGTCTCGAGTCGTACAAGAGATAGGACATAGTGCGGAgagctcgcgacagtctggagcccacaccagtcgattgcataagcaggtcacctcctaagtatattagatttaagagtagatattgcttgccccctatattatcttttttttttaattaaatattagactTTAGAGGGCAAGACCTTATAAATTCATAGATACTCTAGACTTTAGAGATCcttttccactgaaaaaataGTCAacataaaggcgtctacacattgggagcaattttcgtcaaaaattgcgtatttgacagaaatttgacgttttcccctacaacgctgcagggaatttccttcaaaaacgcaatttttgacaaaaattgttcccaatgtgtagaggccataagtcttAGTAGAAATTAAacgaatatgggaaaaatatgaagagtgaaaccagagtgtgtgcgaagcctggaagcctttccctacacagaaaaaaatattttgttaaagttggttgtaaatgtttgtggattCCTACTAGGATCTTGAGAAATGCTTGAGAaatgtaaatcgtataactcacaaaggaagtttgtaaaagtttgtacttttttttaaagaaaatttcccgtaACATGATAACTCgacgagcatttttgtttatttacaaacatttgttcgtatagTCTTGTTtatttggcaaaactttacgaacatttacgaacaaatgtttgtaaaacaacaaaaaatgctcgtcaagtgatcatgttacgaacaatgtttgtgaaaaaaattacaaactttatcACGAACTTTTTAGTAAGTTATCTtatatacgatttacgagaattTCGAAAATCCCCATAGTAGGAATTCACagacatttatgaaatttttttccatgttatatcattgagaaaaaaaagagggcgtgattaacattttttcctcagaaatttaacactttttaggtgtaaaaatatatcaacattttttaatgttaattttacacctttttaagggtaaaattaacatgaaaagggtaactttaacccctaatacacctaaaaagggtaatatttacactgatttcggatcaatactgcaggggaaaattagcatttccggaatattattttaacttttcggatttctctcagtgtgtatATAGCTAAAAGCTTCTTATCCTgctcaaaaaagaaaattctcatttactacggcgttatcacacttgcacattaaaattttaatgtgattcacattaattgtcgcttgtgagcgtccaaatatgttatttgtgtctttgagtcacttaatattcggggtttttctatttattgataaagaagtggacttggcctgcaaaaataaatttgaatttaactaaggcataaatatttttcacattaaaaaattaatgctataaatcaacaaatagatcaaattttgaatataaaatgattcaaacacacaaattacacatttggactctcaccagcgacaattaatgtgaatcatattaaaattttaatgtgcaagtgtgataacacagaaTTGCAACTGAAATTTTTACGAATATATCAATTGATCTGGAATGTAATTCTTTCACAGACTTCTTTGACCGAGACTCAGTTGTAAGTCTGATACATATTGTTATGTATATAGTGCATGTTACATAGAGATTTTGATCTCTCACGAAATTGGGGGGAAATACCCTGTGGAAACCATATGATTCTATAGCTATATGCACTGTATATGTTGCGTGTACATTGTGTGATGTCCCTCAATTCTTCTCAACCCACCCACAATACTTTCCCTGACCATTCTCATGAAATTGCGTGCCAAATGTGAGGAATGGTGCTCTGTGTGGGTATAGGTTTGACCAAAAGGAACAATTGTTCTCCTTCCGCCTCTCTCGTCTCACACTAACCGACTGACCGACTACATCAAGGTCGGTCAAAGTTCTCTTGACCTTGAGCATTCATTCAGCATAAAGTGAGGGAAAAAAACAGAATGACTtatataaatctttattttgttgattttgttCTTTGTTACATATActtttgtgttcttttttttttaaagctatcTTAAAGTTTAGTTGTCGCCGTTTACTGAACCGGCGCCAGCATTTTCATTTGTATCACAGCCAAAGTTCCTGTTTGAATGGTAGTTACCACGATTTCCACGTCTGCCGCGATTTCCACGGCGATTCTGCTGCCACGTATTGTTTCTGTTCCAACTGTTGTAGCGCCCGTAGGATGGACCGTCCATCACGGAGCTTTCTTTGTTAACAGCGATTTCGACCGCCTTGGGCAGGGGCAAGGTCTCATCTTCCTCACAGAGACGATCGAGGATTAAGGGATTTCGGATGCCACTGATGAAGCGATCCAACAAGATGGATTCCAGATTATCACCGAACTTGCAGTCAACTGATAGGGTTTTAATACGAGCATACCAGGCTGAAACCCCTTCGTAGTCAAACTGCTTAGCCTGGTAGAATTTATTCCTCTCCCTGAAGACTGAGATTTGTGGACCGTATTGCTTCTTCAGGAGATCACAGAGCTCCTCGAAGGGTTTGTCTTTTGGTAGAGTTGGATGACAGAGATCCCTCAGGGTTTTGTATGTCTCATTCCCAATGACACTGATGAGCAGAGCACTTCTCTTCTCATCCGGAATGTCATTTACCAGGAAGAACTGTTCCAATCTCTCCGAATAGACATTCCAATCCTGCTCACTGCCATAAAATTCAGGAATATTTCCAATAAGAGCAGCcatattttcacttaaaatctCCGGATGActcacagaaaaattaaatagataACGGAAATAATTGCAAATTTGTAACCCAGAGACTACCTTGGAACTTGAAGTGTAGTCGTGAGCAACTGCCAAGTCCAAAATATCCCCGCTCTTTTTATATCGAGAAACCGCGCGAAAGAGTACGACATAGTTATGTTGCCGTTGGCATTCGTGACTTTGGCCGAATGCTAAATCGTGTCCACTTTGAAAACTTATCGACACACGAACGTTCGACACACGAATTTCCCCTCCGGAAGTAACCAATGCGATTTGATTGCGATTTCATTGGCCAATTTTTTCGATAATTTGCGCAATTTCTTTAGTTATTCAAATTTTTCCCACTCTCTCGCACGACATAAAATATCAATACTAAATTATGTAAATTCTCTCTCTCATTCTCGCGCACTTGCACATTGTTGTGGCATCGATTAAATGAATGAAACAGACGTAGTCATCCCACATACAAAAGCGAGAATTAAATCATaagatgaaaaataagaaaagggCGAAGAAAATCACAAGccggtttttttctcttttttttcttttaaatatcaattacatttattatttgaattctttcattttcatgtatttcattttcttttcactTTATCTTCTCTCCTTCTATATGACTTCTTTGTTTCTATTTTTtcgttttagtttttttcatttttttttttaaattgtaaaaagcAAAATacaatatagtttttttttatacttttgatATTATTTCGAAGCAATTTCCATAGTTATTATCTTCAATAATTACTATTTCATATTCCCATCCTCccatttattcagaaaaaaaactattatcttttttttaaatttattaatgccACCTTACAAACGGAAAGATACAtatttttaattgcattttttatatattctaCCCTCTTTCCTTTTGTGGCATCATATTTGATtacttttaattgttttttttatagaagtAGATTcacttatattttttcttttatttcttgagaattgtttttttttaataatatgtaTTAATATGTTTTCTTTATCTCGTTTTCATTTATATAAGTGCActtatctatttatttttttaatagtaaaattattattatatttattattaatataataagtATTATGTGAATATTTCTGCTTCTATATAATGTGTAATGTATTAAATGATATTTCTTATGTACTTCGACTTCccttttttacttctcattctatttcttttttcttcaattgaattttatgtGTACCTTAGAGGCGATTGAATTTGGCGCGTTGATAACACTATTGagaatttcgcaatattatGTATAAGTTATTGTATATCGCCTATgcaaaaaaaactgcaatttaTTAGTGCTATTTTATTcattatagatttttttcttgtattattttcttcactttttctttttttattaatttattataaaattcctattacgcataatttttttttgtatcgttTTTAAACCACCATTTCTCACTTTCATATTCTCACAATATTTTTACACATtaagttagtttttttttataaaaatatatattaaattttaatagtaaaTACAATGAACAAGTAACTactattcttttcttttttacttctccattttttttattgtaaatggcctatttgaaaaaatgtgttgtagctttttttcactatttaatTGTCTGATAATTTTGTCAGaggctagttttttttttcttaaaaacctCTAGCATTACTCAGTTGAAAGGTTGCTTCttcaaatgtttatttttttctttttgtttggaGTTTTACcatagttttattatttacaagttttttttccaattcaACACAATTCTCCATAATTTGCAGGATAATTAATATTGTTCAATTATTCCtttctatcattttctttttttttcttttggagaAAACAATCATAAATACACAGCCTTGATGTCTCTGctcattttattacttttttttttagagataatCGTATTCACCAAATATAATGTAATTTCAGGTGAAaaccaattttgtttttaaatataaattctcaacttttttttttactttctattTTTGACTAATTTTACCATACATACAAAACTCAATATTGTTCTTTTTTAACTCATCGAAAGTCTTCAAATTTGGAGGCTAATTTGACTTAGCGATCTTTTtcgcaaatttgaaaaaaaaataacttaagatgtttttaaaagaaatcatttgatttatgcccaacgcacaattacttatgttttgtaaacatgtttttgacatttcagtgagagtgaatgaaatctagatctagtcatctcgctctctctcatagaaaattttgaaaacatgtttacaaacaaaagttattgtgcgctgggcattataataaaaaaacaaaaaaaaatcccggcTAACTGAAAACGCTtcagggcagaatcacattggcagtaaaatgctcaccgtatttcgttaatttacgcatttttattgcaattcttccgcaaattctcgattaccgtgttaccctatctcatactcggtggcccaaagtaaaaataataaaagaaaattgaataaataaaacgacaATGCGATAAACAGCGaggaaaaaaactgtacgaataatttctcttacagtttgttttgctcaccgtttatcgtattttcgttttatctcttcgattttcttatattaatttcacctaatgccaccgagtatgagaaaaaggtaatacggtaatcgagaatttgcgtaagaattgcaatgaaaatgcgtaaattaacgaaatacggtgtggctacggcgagcattttattgtcaatgtgctTCTGCCCTTAGTGAGAATTACGTTTTTTACCATTCCTGAACTACTTTGAAAAAAGTTGACAGGTACAAGAAATGTTTGTCGAATGGATGTTCTCCCATACTGAATATGGATAAATTTTGTCAAGTCGATTGCCAACAGCTAagagtttgtcaaaaggatgtttttccaagTTAAATGCTAAAGaaagttttgttaaataaataaacatccTTTGGACAAAATCCATTTTTCCGAAAAAggactgaaattttaaaattggtcagcaaaatattaaagtcggtcagtaaaaaattaaatgtgatcagtaaaatattaaattttgctcaacaaaaaacctaaatgttcataaaaaataggtctaatttatatatttatggctctggcacaactttagatcaggaaaatttcatgtaatcgaaatccACCATCCCTTTCTTACTGAAAAACTTTGCACATGcctatcccactcttttggactcttcttcttcttcttttcaacaTCATAAGACgatcaatttagttcaatctaattttgagacccAAAAAGTGAggtagacttatgcaaatcttttaagaagAGAAAGAGAcacgaattttaatttcattaaattataccgagctaaaagatgtgccagaaGAATTAACATCTACGACGCCTACGACAGTAACTAAGTGAAAATTGCTTGATTTTCACTTTGTCTAAACTttcatgtacagtagactctctctcaattgggcatttggagcaaaatgtcatccggtttatcgatagatttgggcgtaaaagcctttgtaaattccacaaaaaacgctcaattataaagaatcacgataaaataggaagaactacagcaaggCAAATGATTAACTAccttctgaaaaaccaataaaataattgctatttaggattttgaaaccttcggaaactgggttaAAACCCCttagtctaaagaccgctttaTACTCGAAATTTTTAATCGAGATGACAATAAGTCATACGTATACAATTatgaatttgtttttattttttactgaccgaatttaactttttactgttcacttgTGCAGCGCCTTACTTTTTGTAGCTTTCTATCAAATAATtgttaattttatggaaaatttcccttggtGGTTCCTTTCTCGGATAAAATCTCTTTACCATCTGTTATAATTCCCTCAGGGAtgtctcagctaaaatagaaagttcggcagattttctattttatttcagagcggtgtgatatttaaaaaaaaggcattgtattgacaaaaaattaaattcactatACAAGGTAATTGATGATGAACTTGCAGAAGGTATTGcatacaatttctttttaattttatattacac
Proteins encoded in this window:
- the LOC129800847 gene encoding uncharacterized protein LOC129800847, with protein sequence MAALIGNIPEFYGSEQDWNVYSERLEQFFLVNDIPDEKRSALLISVIGNETYKTLRDLCHPTLPKDKPFEELCDLLKKQYGPQISVFRERNKFYQAKQFDYEGVSAWYARIKTLSVDCKFGDNLESILLDRFISGIRNPLILDRLCEEDETLPLPKAVEIAVNKESSVMDGPSYGRYNSWNRNNTWQQNRRGNRGRRGNRGNYHSNRNFGCDTNENAGAGSVNGDN